The Caviibacter abscessus genome window below encodes:
- a CDS encoding FHA domain-containing protein produces the protein MKRYTWINYFNRFINKLNTNNKQHVIKKRKNKINKDLFFIFLIFLSSIIYFFIVKNKIYAFLFNLFSFEIYLFIKLYYLVTDIYKNIDERFEYQKSIKEKNKQQLLIKRNNITRLIIKDEYGYDAEKIDITKEIYIAGKKNKNNEVDIDLSKYTNNLLISRLHFSIIKKENSWLITDLGSKNGTTLVKSDKRKLKLIKFEPQKIMSGDIIEIFKLQVLVM, from the coding sequence TTGAAAAGATACACGTGGATTAATTATTTTAATAGATTTATTAATAAATTAAACACGAATAATAAGCAGCATGTCATAAAAAAGAGAAAAAATAAAATTAATAAAGATTTATTTTTTATTTTTCTCATATTCCTTTCATCTATAATATATTTTTTTATTGTTAAAAATAAAATTTATGCTTTTTTATTTAATTTATTTTCATTTGAAATTTACTTATTTATAAAACTTTATTATTTAGTAACTGATATATACAAAAATATCGATGAAAGATTTGAATATCAAAAAAGTATTAAAGAAAAAAATAAACAGCAACTGCTCATTAAAAGAAATAATATAACTAGACTAATAATCAAAGATGAATATGGATATGATGCCGAAAAAATTGATATTACAAAAGAAATATATATAGCAGGTAAGAAAAATAAAAATAACGAAGTTGATATTGATTTAAGTAAATATACAAATAATTTATTAATTAGTAGACTACATTTTTCAATAATAAAAAAAGAAAATAGCTGGTTAATAACAGATTTAGGTTCTAAAAATGGAACAACACTTGTGAAATCTGATAAAAGAAAATTAAAACTCATTAAGTTTGAACCTCAAAAAATAATGAGTGGAGATATTATAGAAATTTTTAAACTTCAAGTATTAGTGATGTAG
- a CDS encoding rRNA adenine N-6-methyltransferase family protein, translated as MKFEKIDDYNIKIYDDSFKITKDAILLTEYILNDKIENKRLLEIGPGTGYISIKLSKYIQDIVAVEIQNIVYERLLDNVNSNNINIKVINKDIKDFNGEFDYIVSNPPYYKLGSGKYPDNNIKKYSKFEFFLNLETLLQSISRLLKLKGYFYLIYPISRKEELIKSIEKFCFKIINIETVDDFVLVKGQK; from the coding sequence ATGAAATTTGAAAAAATCGATGACTATAATATAAAAATATATGATGATAGTTTTAAAATAACAAAAGATGCCATTCTTTTAACTGAATACATACTAAATGATAAAATTGAAAATAAAAGATTACTAGAAATTGGTCCGGGAACAGGATATATAAGTATTAAATTATCTAAATATATTCAAGACATAGTTGCAGTTGAAATTCAAAATATAGTTTATGAAAGACTTTTAGATAACGTTAATTCAAATAATATTAATATAAAAGTTATAAATAAAGATATAAAAGATTTTAATGGAGAATTTGATTATATTGTATCAAATCCTCCTTATTATAAACTAGGAAGTGGAAAATATCCTGATAATAATATAAAAAAATACTCAAAGTTTGAATTTTTTCTGAATTTAGAAACGCTTTTACAAAGTATATCAAGGTTATTAAAATTAAAAGGTTATTTTTATTTAATTTATCCAATTAGTAGAAAAGAAGAATTAATAAAAAGTATTGAGAAATTTTGTTTTAAAATTATAAATATAGAGACCGTAGATGATTTTGTTTTAGTCAAGGGTCAAAAATAA
- a CDS encoding transcriptional regulator — protein MSEISQTNRTILFEEINPNKNDLLTLIGDIENLESLSDDKIDEINKELLVSNFNEFLEKFEPTIYSYFDAKTNKISYTLQRIENIPDEAVNKIVLNENNSFFNMLLTLIDTRKSNKVKNINFNFEDILELLSPKKVIENIRQTRKEIHYLYNKYLNYDENDPARLEIGDKLNLKFENASKNYNNILSLLPLAIEDIKTRILLEENNRSKHLINRITPGILNIDNEGSLEILQISNNSELIQIEQNSVCNEELSNMFIEDYQENTALPSTYIANLISRTFVPLSKNITDLPIEKEVENYNNYLEIYKNSQEDFIKIAKELVKKLIGVKLFFQQYETKNAGMSPKLLITNINPNFWINTSSKKSLEIYLNTVNNKNDFNNTVWFGILPNIEMNNHTFNKEVKKRFKGTNKEDIEKIKFNTLICLSDILYKYKIQLFFNFVANEESNFKKVSTSGIDEYMELTKILENKVYSEYVIPVLPNFTLIPKNNSKVLLGNKLDILDTGIKKTQEIKFYIDGMYLDASYVAAGLVASYQCPEFLKDRFSNVLSDTPGVRINIEAFDNNFEIMTTMPKEISGYTNNVKNRINEAGYGFIFTSDNAVYNQKIIDNICVYKARSLYKNNQHSYEPIYKTLTCTYIERVLRYTTSDFKEDRINHFFSSSPDSKKSIWLKNSDYINSILTKKDDMTHIIDNKLNTCSLNLSFVGDVKHLELNINSKE, from the coding sequence ATGAGCGAAATAAGTCAAACCAATAGGACGATATTATTCGAAGAAATAAATCCTAACAAAAATGATCTTTTAACTTTAATTGGAGATATTGAAAATTTAGAAAGTTTAAGTGATGATAAAATTGATGAAATTAATAAAGAGTTATTGGTTAGTAATTTCAATGAATTTTTAGAAAAATTTGAACCAACGATATATAGTTATTTTGATGCAAAAACAAATAAGATTTCTTATACTTTACAAAGAATTGAAAATATACCTGATGAGGCAGTAAACAAAATAGTGTTAAATGAAAACAATTCATTTTTTAATATGTTATTAACTCTAATAGATACTAGAAAATCAAATAAAGTAAAAAATATTAATTTTAATTTTGAGGATATATTGGAATTACTATCACCTAAAAAAGTAATTGAGAATATAAGGCAGACTAGAAAAGAAATTCATTATCTATATAATAAATATTTAAATTATGATGAAAACGATCCAGCGAGATTAGAAATAGGAGATAAATTAAATTTAAAATTTGAAAATGCTTCAAAAAATTATAATAATATACTTTCATTATTGCCTCTTGCGATAGAAGATATTAAAACTAGAATTTTACTTGAAGAAAATAATAGAAGTAAACATCTAATAAATAGAATAACACCAGGAATACTTAATATAGATAATGAAGGGAGTTTAGAAATACTTCAAATAAGTAATAATAGTGAATTAATACAGATAGAACAAAACTCGGTATGTAATGAAGAATTATCAAATATGTTTATTGAGGACTATCAAGAAAACACAGCACTTCCTAGCACATATATTGCAAATTTAATATCAAGAACTTTTGTACCACTTAGCAAAAATATAACAGATTTACCTATAGAAAAGGAAGTTGAAAATTATAATAATTATCTTGAAATATACAAAAATTCACAAGAAGATTTTATAAAAATTGCAAAAGAATTAGTAAAAAAATTAATAGGTGTAAAATTATTTTTTCAACAATATGAAACTAAAAATGCAGGTATGTCACCTAAACTGCTAATAACAAATATAAACCCAAATTTTTGGATAAATACATCTTCTAAAAAATCTTTAGAGATATATTTAAATACGGTAAATAATAAAAATGATTTCAATAATACTGTATGGTTTGGAATACTTCCAAATATAGAAATGAATAATCATACATTTAATAAAGAAGTTAAGAAAAGATTTAAAGGAACAAATAAAGAGGATATAGAAAAAATAAAATTTAATACTTTAATTTGTTTATCAGATATTTTGTATAAATATAAAATACAATTATTTTTTAATTTTGTAGCTAATGAAGAAAGTAATTTTAAAAAAGTTTCAACAAGCGGGATAGATGAGTATATGGAACTTACAAAAATATTAGAAAATAAAGTGTATTCAGAATATGTAATTCCAGTTTTACCAAATTTTACGTTGATTCCTAAAAATAATTCTAAAGTTTTATTAGGTAATAAATTAGATATATTAGATACAGGCATAAAGAAAACTCAAGAAATAAAATTCTATATTGATGGTATGTATTTAGATGCAAGTTATGTAGCAGCAGGTTTAGTAGCATCTTATCAATGTCCGGAATTTTTAAAAGATAGATTTAGTAATGTTTTATCTGATACACCTGGTGTAAGGATAAATATTGAAGCATTTGATAATAATTTTGAAATAATGACAACTATGCCTAAAGAAATTTCAGGATATACAAATAATGTAAAAAATAGAATAAATGAAGCTGGATATGGATTTATATTTACATCAGATAACGCAGTATATAATCAGAAAATAATAGATAATATTTGTGTATATAAGGCAAGAAGTTTATATAAAAATAATCAACATAGTTATGAACCTATATATAAAACATTAACCTGCACATATATAGAAAGAGTATTGAGATATACAACATCTGATTTTAAAGAAGATAGAATTAATCATTTTTTTAGTAGTTCTCCTGATAGCAAAAAATCAATATGGCTAAAAAATTCAGATTATATTAATTCGATATTAACAAAAAAAGATGATATGACTCATATAATTGACAATAAATTAAATACTTGTAGTTTAAATCTAAGTTTTGTAGGAGATGTTAAACATTTAGAACTTAATATAAACAGTAAAGAATAA
- a CDS encoding type II secretion system protein GspD, which yields MNKNIIIYFLYLFCITLYAVENKNTFIPISKKIQSNVEIYTLQNKQSSEIIEILKNITDIKITGLDNKIILKGSKDEISKVIDVIKKIDSKKSQILIKITIIDTSKNLFDALGFKWKFNGTEIIKNISGGNFSFSKLLQNSSDILGVNIEALKENGDINIKAIPSILVLDNEHGEFKITDEILVGFTNNSKSEVQTPITKEAGIIIDVKPKIKGEIFSKYVEINLKIEISNFKIKGSKKKNTINTVVNVLNGSSVFIGGNTQIQKEESKQKVPVLSEIPFIGALFTYTSSSNVEREMYIEVEAIVQ from the coding sequence ATGAATAAAAATATAATTATATACTTTTTATATTTATTTTGTATCACATTATATGCTGTAGAGAATAAAAATACATTTATTCCGATTTCAAAAAAAATTCAAAGTAATGTTGAAATTTATACTTTACAAAATAAGCAAAGCAGTGAAATTATAGAAATTTTAAAAAATATTACAGATATAAAAATTACAGGACTTGACAATAAAATAATATTAAAAGGAAGTAAAGATGAAATATCAAAAGTGATTGATGTTATCAAAAAAATTGATAGTAAAAAGAGTCAAATTCTAATTAAAATAACTATTATTGATACGAGTAAAAATCTTTTTGATGCACTTGGTTTTAAATGGAAATTTAATGGAACAGAAATTATAAAAAATATTTCTGGTGGAAATTTTAGTTTTTCTAAATTATTGCAAAATAGTAGTGATATATTAGGTGTAAATATAGAAGCATTAAAAGAGAATGGGGATATAAATATAAAAGCAATACCAAGTATATTAGTTTTGGACAATGAACATGGAGAATTTAAAATAACAGATGAAATATTAGTAGGTTTTACAAATAATTCGAAATCTGAAGTACAAACTCCTATAACAAAAGAAGCAGGTATAATTATAGATGTAAAACCTAAAATTAAAGGTGAAATTTTTTCAAAATATGTTGAAATTAATTTAAAAATAGAAATAAGCAATTTTAAAATAAAGGGATCTAAAAAGAAAAATACAATAAATACTGTTGTAAATGTATTAAATGGATCTTCAGTTTTTATTGGAGGAAATACACAAATACAAAAAGAAGAGTCAAAACAAAAAGTTCCAGTTCTTAGTGAAATACCTTTTATTGGAGCATTGTTTACATATACGAGTAGTAGTAATGTTGAAAGAGAGATGTATATTGAAGTAGAGGCAATAGTACAATGA
- a CDS encoding prepilin peptidase, whose amino-acid sequence MSILLCIIFNILFIICVISDIRKMIIPDIFIFLMLIITIINTFLKNDFQNFYLGISIFSFPFLILLIVEQYLKKEIIGLGDVKLIICIGAYFGNVSLEFLYKFYTFMYIFSGLIVIVFFRNKKYIAFAPMMYITFIFFIFLGEKL is encoded by the coding sequence ATGAGTATATTATTATGTATAATTTTTAATATTTTATTTATAATTTGTGTTATTTCTGATATACGTAAGATGATAATACCAGATATATTCATATTTTTAATGTTAATAATAACAATTATAAATACTTTTCTAAAAAACGATTTTCAAAATTTTTATTTAGGAATATCAATATTTTCTTTTCCATTTTTAATTTTATTAATAGTAGAACAATATTTAAAAAAAGAAATAATAGGTCTTGGAGATGTAAAACTTATAATATGTATAGGTGCGTATTTTGGTAATGTTTCCCTTGAGTTTTTATACAAATTTTATACTTTTATGTACATTTTTTCAGGTTTAATTGTGATAGTTTTTTTTAGAAATAAAAAATATATTGCTTTTGCTCCAATGATGTACATAACATTTATATTTTTCATATTTTTAGGTGAAAAATTATGA
- a CDS encoding JAB domain-containing protein: MNVSEKYIKNGYDSLDDLEILKLLLYISDCNEVEKKSDELMSYYGNLQNILSSNSDLDTMTNKINKKFTIILSLLKDYTKDLFFSKLKKKNIITSSTIDVVSFLKNNLAYLKDERFDVIFLSNTFEVINYKTISKGTIDKSVVFIRNIIGQVLDCNAKYIIITHNHPSGSLKPSKQDIEITKNIKKIIKLIDVDLVDHLIISTSGYFSFAEGGLL, from the coding sequence ATGAATGTAAGTGAAAAATATATTAAAAATGGTTATGATTCATTAGATGACTTGGAAATTTTAAAGTTATTATTATATATTTCAGATTGCAATGAAGTAGAAAAAAAATCAGATGAATTAATGAGTTATTATGGAAATTTACAAAATATATTATCAAGTAATAGTGATTTAGACACTATGACTAATAAAATTAATAAAAAATTTACTATAATATTATCTTTATTAAAAGATTATACAAAAGATTTATTTTTTTCAAAACTAAAAAAGAAAAATATAATAACATCAAGTACTATAGATGTTGTAAGTTTTTTAAAAAACAATTTAGCATATTTAAAAGATGAAAGATTTGATGTAATATTTTTATCTAATACATTCGAAGTTATTAATTATAAGACAATTTCAAAAGGGACAATAGATAAAAGTGTTGTTTTTATAAGAAATATAATAGGTCAAGTTTTAGATTGTAATGCAAAATATATAATTATAACGCATAATCATCCATCAGGATCACTTAAACCATCTAAACAAGATATTGAAATAACGAAAAATATAAAGAAAATAATAAAGTTAATAGATGTTGATTTAGTAGATCATCTTATAATCAGTACAAGTGGTTATTTTAGCTTTGCAGAAGGAGGATTACTTTGA
- a CDS encoding type II secretion system F family protein — MNDYKFRKEFIRQLYSLVNSNIELLDTLNIIRFNFKNKQLNKILKLKKSLENGDSLSKAFKNISNDKEFLMFITTAEKTGNLKQVLKLLYEKYDMIYKIKMELISLMIYPIIVISVTIIILIMIMIFLIPKFVEIYEDLNQELPNVTIFIINTSKIINKYYYLILIFPLILIIFSKLFIRYNKKIFDKFILQLPLVKEFLILNFSQSMYITLSSNIDIIDSLKLCLQTENIHFKLVINKITNKILKGEDIYDIFKSLTFFDIEYRSYLIIAGNTGKLSESFKILSMIYKNRIENKIKIYLKLFEPISIVFIAFIIGIIVFAIMLPLFSIGQNIDIK, encoded by the coding sequence ATGAATGATTATAAATTTAGAAAAGAGTTTATAAGACAATTATATAGTTTGGTAAATTCAAATATTGAGTTACTTGATACTTTAAATATTATTCGTTTTAATTTTAAGAATAAACAATTAAATAAAATATTAAAATTAAAAAAATCGCTAGAAAATGGGGATAGTTTAAGTAAAGCATTTAAAAATATTTCAAATGATAAAGAATTTTTAATGTTTATAACCACAGCAGAAAAAACTGGAAATTTAAAGCAAGTATTAAAATTATTATATGAAAAATATGATATGATTTATAAAATTAAAATGGAATTAATATCTCTTATGATTTATCCTATAATTGTAATATCTGTAACTATTATTATTTTAATAATGATAATGATTTTTCTAATTCCAAAATTTGTTGAAATATATGAAGATTTAAATCAAGAATTACCTAATGTTACTATATTTATTATAAATACAAGTAAAATAATAAATAAGTATTATTATTTAATATTAATTTTTCCTTTAATTTTAATTATATTTTCTAAATTATTTATTAGATATAATAAAAAAATATTTGATAAATTTATATTACAGTTACCTTTGGTAAAGGAATTTTTGATATTAAATTTTAGTCAGTCAATGTATATAACTTTATCATCAAATATTGATATTATAGATTCATTAAAATTATGTTTACAAACAGAGAATATACATTTTAAATTAGTTATTAATAAAATTACTAATAAAATTTTAAAAGGTGAAGATATTTATGATATATTCAAATCATTAACTTTTTTTGATATAGAATATAGGAGTTATTTAATAATTGCTGGTAATACAGGAAAATTATCTGAAAGTTTTAAAATATTATCAATGATTTATAAAAATAGAATTGAAAATAAAATTAAAATTTACTTAAAATTATTTGAACCTATATCAATAGTTTTTATTGCATTTATTATAGGAATAATAGTATTTGCAATAATGTTACCGCTATTTAGTATAGGACAGAATATAGACATAAAATAA
- the ricT gene encoding PSP1 family protein, whose amino-acid sequence MKILSIRFRKTKKVYPFIVQDEENYSKGDYVIVETIRGDQIGVVISKSEFTSQTDVETEDIKIREVKRKLEPSEIKTLEILDKKADEAYFKCKKIVKRILPTMNLVIGEYTFDEEKLIFYFTAEDRLDFRELVREVNKAFNRRVEFYQIKSNDEGRILNAFGRYGKELYW is encoded by the coding sequence TTGAAGATTTTAAGTATAAGATTTAGGAAAACAAAAAAAGTATACCCTTTTATTGTACAAGATGAAGAAAATTATTCAAAAGGCGATTATGTAATTGTTGAAACAATAAGGGGAGATCAAATAGGTGTTGTAATAAGTAAGTCAGAATTTACTTCTCAGACTGATGTTGAAACAGAAGATATAAAAATAAGAGAAGTTAAAAGAAAACTTGAACCTAGTGAAATTAAAACATTAGAAATATTAGATAAAAAAGCAGATGAGGCATATTTCAAATGTAAAAAAATTGTTAAGAGAATTTTGCCTACAATGAATTTAGTAATAGGTGAATATACTTTTGATGAAGAAAAATTGATTTTTTATTTTACAGCAGAAGATAGGTTAGACTTTAGAGAACTTGTTAGAGAAGTTAATAAGGCATTTAATAGAAGAGTTGAATTTTATCAAATAAAATCAAATGATGAAGGCCGAATATTAAATGCTTTTGGTAGATATGGTAAAGAATTATATTGGTAA